A genomic window from Silene latifolia isolate original U9 population chromosome Y, ASM4854445v1, whole genome shotgun sequence includes:
- the LOC141632079 gene encoding replication protein A 70 kDa DNA-binding subunit B-like → MNSWQTTEQQNREWSGNMKPEKKIVKDLNDKVGPHSIRLKVIEKSNTQISPKSKGLNYQRIVFQDEEVILKVNFTYSENSDDMSNDLTQGGRIRTTLYEDEIAAYENIIYDKMEYDICNAKIKLMPEKYRRDTDHPYQLSFGAQTVITPVEGCKPPAGPEYISIAAIPRIVTTDDRYDILAILIHVEVLREVPHSDGAALPVRELVVMDPSTEQHLIITAWAEIATRECEQLKELVDTFPVVGFTCLKPSYHKGFSVATTSATFIKFNLDGDKAENLRAW, encoded by the exons ATGAACAGTTGGCAGACAACTGAGCAGCAGAATAGGGAGTGGTCTG GGAATATGAAGCCTGAGAAAAAAATTGTGAAAGACTTGAATGACAAGGTCGGGCCACATTCAATTCGCCTGAAAGTAATTGAGAAGAGCAACACACAAATTTCGCCCAAAAGCAAAGGGCTTAATTATCAAAGAATTGTTTTTCAGGATGAAGAGGTAATTTTGAAAGTTAATTTTACTTACAGTGAAAACTCAGATGATATGTCAAATGAT TTAACACAAGGTGGAAGGATAAGAACTACGCTTTATGAAGATGAAATAGCAgcgtatgaaaatataatttacGATAAAATGGAATATGACATTTGCAATGCAAAGATCAAACTAATGCCTGAAAAGTATCGTCGCGATACTGACCATCCATATCAACTAAGCTTTGGTGCTCAAACTGTCATTACCCCAGTTGAAGGTTGCAAACCACCTGCAGGTCCAGAATATATCAGCATAGCTGCAATACCCAGAATTGTGACAACTGATGATAGATACG ATATTCTCGCTATACTAATCCATGTTGAAGTACTGCGAGAGGTGCCACATTCAGATGGAGCAGCCTTACCTGTACGTGAATTAGTTGTGATGGATCCCAG CACAGAACAGCACCTAATCATAACAGCTTGGGCCGAGATTGCGACTAGAGAATGCGAGCAGCTTAAAGAATTGGTTGACACATTCCCAGTGGTTGGTTTCACTTGTCTAAAGCCCTCATATCACAAAG GCTTCTCAGTTGCAACTACTTCAGCAACATTTATCAAGTTCAATCTTGATGGAGATAAGGCAGAAAACCTTCGTGCTTGGTAG